A genomic segment from Phragmites australis chromosome 6, lpPhrAust1.1, whole genome shotgun sequence encodes:
- the LOC133922891 gene encoding SKP1-like protein 1 translates to MASADGEKKMIMLKSSDGEEFEVEEAVAMESQTIRHMIEDDCADNGIPLPNVNSKILSKVIEYCNKHVHASASSKPQDNNDTANASGDDLKNWDADFVKVDQATLFDLILAANYLNIKGLLDLTCQTVADMIKGKTPEEIRKMFNIKNDFTPEEEEEIRRENQWAFE, encoded by the exons ATGGCGTCGGCCGACGGCgagaagaagatgatcatgCTCAAGAGCTCCGACGGCGAGGAGTtcgaggtggaggaggcggtcgccATGGAGTCGCAAACCATCCGCCACATGATCGAGGACGACTGCGCCGACAACGGCATCCCGCTTCCCAACGTCAACTCCAAGATCCTCTCCAAGGTCATCGAGTACTGCAACAAGCACGTCCACGCCTCCGCCTCTTCCAAGCCCCAGGACAACAACGACACCGCCAACGCCTCCGGCGACGACCTCAAGAACTGGGACGCCGACTTCGTCAAGGTCGACCAGGCCACACTCTTCGACCTCATCCTG GCAGCCAACTATCTGAACATCAAGGGATTGCTGGACCTTACTTGCCAGACTGTTGCAGACATGATCAAGGGCAAGACTCCGGAGGAGATCCGCAAGATGTTCAACATCAAGAATGACTTCACccccgaggaggaagaggagatccGCAGGGAGAACCAGTGGGCTTTTGAGTAG
- the LOC133922890 gene encoding glycerate dehydrogenase, whose amino-acid sequence MAKPISIEVWNPSGKYRVVSTKSMPGTRWIRLLTDNDCRLEICTEQKTILSVDDILALIGDRCDGVIGQLTEDWGEVLFSALKRAGGTAFSNMAVGYNNVDVQAANRNGIAIGNTPGVLTETTAELAASLSLAAARRIVEADQFMRAGLYDGWLPHLFVGNLLKGQTVGVIGAGRIGSAYARMMIEGFKMNLIYYDLYQATRLEKFVTAYGQFLKANGEQPVTWKRAATMEDVLREADVISLHPVLDKTTYHLINPERLAIMKKEAVLVNASRGPVIDEVALVEHLKANPMFRVGLDVFEDEPYMKPGLAEMKNAVVVPHIASASKWTREGMATLAALNVLGKIKGYPVWGNPNQVEPFLNENATPPPACPSIVNAKQLGLPSAKL is encoded by the exons ATGGCGAAGCCCATCTCCATCGAGGTGTGGAACCCCAGCGGCAAGTACCGCGTCGTCAGCACCAAGTCCATGCCGGGCACCCGATGGATCCGCCTCCTCACCGACAACGACTGCCGCCTCGAG ATATGCACCGAGCAGAAGACTATCCTCTCCGTTGACGACATCCTCGCCCTCATAGGTGATCGCTGCGACGGTGTCATCGGACAG CTCACAGAGGACTGGGGTGAGGTGCTCTTCTCTGCGCTCAAGCGCGCCGGAGGGACAGCCTTCAGCAACATGGCCGTCGGATACAACAACGTCGACGTCCAAGCTGCCAACAGGAATGGCATCGCCATCGGCAACACCCCT GGTGTTCTGACGGAGACGACGGCTGAGCTTGCGGCCTCGCTCTCGCTGGCGGCCGCCCGGAGAATCGTCGAAGCCGATCAGTTCATGAGGGCTGGCCTCTACGACGGATGGCTCCCGCACCT GTTCGTGGGGAACTTGCTCAAGGGGCAGACCGTTGGAGTGATTGGAGCAGGCCGCATTGGCTCTGCTTATGCTAGGATGATG ATCGAGGGCTTCAAGATGAATCTCATCTACTACGACCTGTATCAGGCCACACGCCTTGAGAAGTTTGTCACAG CATATGGGCAGTTCCTGAAAGCAAACGGTGAGCAGCCTGTCACATGGAAGAGGGCCGCCACCATGGAGGATGTCCTCAGGGAGGCCGATGTG ATAAGTCTGCATCCGGTGTTGGACAAGACTACTTACCATCTTATAAACCCGGAAAGGCTGGCCATCATGAAGAAG GAGGCGGTTCTTGTGAATGCAAGCCGAGGGCCGGTGATCGATGAAGTTGCGTTGGTGGAGCACCTCAAGGCGAATCCTATGTTCCGCGTTGGTCTTGACGTCTTTGAG GATGAGCCTTACATGAAACCTGGACTGGCTGAGATGAAGAATGCCGTCGTTGTGCCTCACATTGCATCAGCCTCCAAG TGGACACGTGAAGGGATGGCGACACTTGCTGCTCTCAACGTTCTT GGGAAGATCAAGGGGTACCCGGTCTGGGGAAACCCCAATCAGGTGGAGCCCTTCTTGAACGAGAATGCGACGCCGCCGCCAGCTTGCCCGAGCATCGTTAATGCCAAACAACTCG GCCTGCCATCTGCAAAGCTTTAG